One genomic segment of Hydrogenobacter sp. includes these proteins:
- a CDS encoding archease, with translation MSFYEVIEDVTADAGIRVKAKTLQELLCKVILATFNEITNIDKVQRRESYTIEVSSKMPYLLADIINEALVLHEAKNFVASDCQVLELSDGHAKLKLSGDKFDAEKNEPKLVIKAATYHRLKVEKNPDGYVAEVIFDI, from the coding sequence ATGAGTTTCTATGAAGTAATAGAGGACGTAACTGCCGATGCAGGCATACGTGTGAAGGCAAAAACCCTTCAAGAACTGCTGTGTAAAGTTATACTCGCTACCTTTAACGAGATCACGAACATAGATAAAGTACAAAGGAGAGAAAGCTACACGATTGAAGTTAGCTCAAAGATGCCTTACTTACTTGCAGACATTATAAACGAAGCTCTTGTCCTTCATGAAGCTAAGAATTTTGTAGCTTCAGACTGCCAAGTGTTAGAACTTTCCGATGGTCATGCAAAGCTGAAACTCTCAGGCGATAAATTTGATGCGGAAAAAAATGAGCCTAAGCTTGTTATAAAGGCTGCTACCTATCATAGATTGAAGGTGGAAAAAAACCCTGACGGGTACGTGGCTGAGGTGATCTTTGACATTTAA
- the mnmG gene encoding tRNA uridine-5-carboxymethylaminomethyl(34) synthesis enzyme MnmG yields MLVDEFDVAVVGGGHAGIESALACARMGAKTVMFVLNADSIGQMSCNPAIGGIAKGIVVREIDALGGEMGKAIDSVGIQFKMLNTRKGKAVWSPRAQADKKLYREYMKRVCENQENLYIKQDEVVDIIVEKDRVVAVKTKLGLEYRVRAVVVTTGTFLNGTIYIGDKTFPAGRAWEPRSEGLSDFYKRHGFPLLRFKTGTPARLDRRTIDFSVLEIAPGDDPPPKFSFWTEPVGTYWFPKGKKQINCWITYTTPKTHEIIRKNLHRTALYGGLIKGIGPRYCPSIEDKVVKFGDKDRHQVFLEPEGWDTIEIYPNGLSTSLPEEIQWELYRSIPGLEKVELIRPAYAIEYDVVSPTELYPTLETKRIRGLFHAGNFNGTTGYEEAAGQGILAGINAALRAFGKEPIYLRRDESYIGLMVDDLTTKGVLEPYRLFTSRSECRLYLRQDNAIFRLSKLGYELGLLNVDQYKLIKELKKEVENWIEFYKSQKVAIAVGSDVRSYSPTQLLTSERSIDDLKTYGFEVPHHPFVKEEVEIELRYEPYMERERKLNEKLKKLEDVKIPEEIDYDKVPGITKEAKEKLKRFRPLTVGQASRIDGITPATITSLLAFLGKLD; encoded by the coding sequence ATGTTGGTGGATGAGTTTGATGTAGCTGTCGTAGGTGGTGGGCATGCAGGTATAGAATCAGCGCTCGCCTGTGCTCGCATGGGAGCAAAAACTGTAATGTTCGTTCTGAATGCAGACAGTATAGGTCAAATGTCGTGCAATCCTGCCATAGGCGGTATAGCAAAGGGTATAGTAGTTAGGGAGATAGACGCTTTAGGAGGTGAGATGGGGAAAGCTATAGATAGTGTAGGAATACAGTTCAAGATGCTAAACACACGTAAAGGTAAGGCTGTATGGTCTCCCAGAGCGCAAGCGGATAAGAAGTTATATAGAGAATACATGAAGAGAGTTTGTGAAAATCAGGAGAACCTCTATATAAAACAGGACGAAGTTGTGGATATCATAGTAGAAAAGGACAGGGTTGTTGCTGTTAAAACTAAGCTGGGTCTTGAGTATAGAGTTAGGGCTGTGGTAGTGACTACTGGTACTTTCCTGAACGGCACCATATACATAGGCGACAAAACTTTTCCAGCAGGAAGAGCTTGGGAGCCAAGATCCGAAGGTCTTTCGGACTTTTACAAAAGGCACGGATTTCCACTATTGAGGTTCAAGACAGGAACACCCGCCAGGCTTGACAGGAGAACCATAGACTTTTCGGTGCTTGAGATAGCACCCGGTGATGATCCGCCTCCCAAGTTTTCTTTTTGGACAGAGCCTGTAGGTACTTACTGGTTTCCGAAGGGTAAAAAGCAAATAAACTGTTGGATCACATACACAACACCAAAAACACACGAGATAATACGCAAAAACCTTCACAGGACAGCCCTTTACGGTGGTCTCATAAAGGGCATAGGACCTCGCTACTGCCCGTCCATAGAAGACAAAGTGGTAAAGTTCGGTGATAAAGATAGACATCAGGTTTTTCTTGAACCGGAAGGTTGGGATACCATAGAGATCTACCCTAACGGTCTTTCCACATCCCTCCCTGAGGAGATCCAGTGGGAACTCTACAGGAGTATTCCGGGACTTGAAAAGGTGGAGCTTATAAGACCCGCTTACGCTATTGAGTACGATGTAGTTTCACCTACTGAGCTTTACCCTACGTTAGAAACCAAAAGGATAAGAGGACTTTTTCATGCGGGTAACTTCAACGGTACAACAGGTTATGAGGAGGCTGCAGGTCAAGGTATACTTGCGGGTATAAATGCAGCACTGAGAGCTTTCGGCAAAGAACCTATATACCTGCGCAGGGATGAAAGCTACATAGGTTTAATGGTTGATGATCTCACCACAAAAGGTGTTTTAGAACCATACCGACTTTTCACATCAAGGTCTGAGTGCAGGTTATACCTCAGACAGGATAATGCCATTTTTAGATTGTCTAAACTTGGCTACGAGCTTGGGCTTTTGAACGTAGATCAATACAAACTCATCAAAGAGCTAAAAAAAGAGGTAGAAAACTGGATTGAGTTCTACAAAAGCCAGAAGGTGGCCATAGCGGTAGGATCCGACGTAAGAAGTTACAGTCCTACACAGCTACTTACATCAGAACGTAGCATTGATGATCTCAAAACCTACGGATTTGAAGTACCTCATCATCCATTCGTTAAGGAGGAAGTAGAAATAGAGCTAAGATACGAACCTTATATGGAAAGGGAAAGAAAGCTTAACGAAAAATTGAAGAAACTTGAAGACGTGAAAATTCCCGAAGAAATAGATTATGACAAAGTACCCGGCATAACTAAGGAAGCTAAGGAAAAACTAAAACGCTTTAGACCACTAACAGTGGGGCAGGCATCTCGCATAGATGGTATAACACCTGCCACGATAACATCGCTTCTTGCCTTTCTGGGAAAGTTGGATTGA
- a CDS encoding 2Fe-2S iron-sulfur cluster-binding protein: MAKVKINKKIIEIPVGVRFGELHHEIEKAGVEFGCTDGQCGVCVCSVKKGLEYLAEPSEAEEETLWRIGEYEENRRLTCQLVIEKEPSDIIELETD, encoded by the coding sequence ATGGCTAAGGTAAAGATAAACAAAAAGATCATTGAGATCCCTGTAGGTGTCAGGTTCGGTGAACTTCACCACGAGATAGAGAAAGCTGGCGTTGAGTTTGGTTGTACGGATGGTCAGTGCGGTGTGTGCGTTTGCAGTGTAAAAAAAGGCTTGGAGTATCTGGCTGAACCTTCCGAAGCAGAAGAGGAAACCCTCTGGAGAATAGGCGAGTATGAGGAAAACAGAAGGCTCACTTGCCAGCTCGTTATAGAGAAAGAACCATCTGATATTATAGAGTTAGAGACAGATTGA
- the thiC gene encoding phosphomethylpyrimidine synthase ThiC gives MLRAEWVEKRRKLKNKSQMYLAREGIITEEMRYVAKREGLHPEFVRQEVARGRMIIPANVNHLHLEPMCIGINSRVKVNANIGNSGLASDIPTEVEKVKVAIKYGADTVMDLSTGDAIKETREAVIKESTVPVGTVPIYEALKRAKGHVKNMTVDLILDVIEEQAQQGVSYMTIHAGVLREFLPMVQHRVMGIVSRGGAIMAQWMIEHGKQNPLYEHFDRICEIFKKYDVSFSLGDGLRPGAIADASDDAQLAELKVLGELTERAWKHGVQVMVEGPGHVPMDQIEFNMKIQQRICHEAPFYVLGPLVIDVAPGYDHIASAIGAAMAGWYGASMLCYVTPKEHLGLPNLEDVKQGVIAYKIAAHAADVAKNWPGARDWDLEMSKARFAFDWKRQFELAIDPETARAYHDETLPQEGYKTAKFCSMCGPEFCAYRISQNVSEKMEEVILQDNWLAP, from the coding sequence ATGCTGAGAGCCGAGTGGGTAGAAAAGAGGAGGAAGTTAAAAAATAAATCCCAGATGTATTTAGCCAGAGAGGGCATAATAACCGAAGAGATGAGATATGTGGCAAAAAGGGAAGGACTGCATCCAGAGTTTGTACGTCAGGAAGTAGCAAGAGGTAGGATGATCATTCCCGCAAATGTTAATCACCTTCACTTGGAGCCTATGTGCATAGGCATAAACTCACGGGTTAAAGTTAATGCCAATATAGGCAATTCGGGACTCGCATCGGACATACCTACAGAAGTAGAAAAGGTAAAAGTAGCCATAAAGTACGGTGCGGACACGGTAATGGATCTTTCTACGGGCGACGCTATAAAGGAGACTAGGGAAGCGGTTATAAAAGAAAGTACAGTTCCTGTGGGTACGGTTCCCATTTACGAAGCACTAAAGAGGGCAAAGGGACATGTGAAGAATATGACTGTTGACCTCATACTTGATGTTATTGAAGAACAGGCACAGCAAGGTGTGTCTTATATGACTATACATGCTGGTGTTTTGAGGGAGTTTTTACCTATGGTTCAGCACAGGGTTATGGGTATAGTTTCCCGCGGTGGTGCCATAATGGCTCAGTGGATGATAGAGCATGGAAAACAAAACCCACTTTATGAACATTTTGACAGGATATGCGAGATATTCAAAAAGTACGATGTATCATTCTCCTTGGGGGATGGTCTCAGACCGGGGGCTATAGCTGATGCGTCTGATGATGCCCAGCTTGCAGAACTGAAGGTTCTGGGAGAGCTTACAGAAAGAGCATGGAAACACGGTGTACAAGTTATGGTGGAAGGTCCGGGGCATGTACCTATGGACCAGATAGAGTTCAATATGAAGATCCAGCAAAGGATCTGTCATGAAGCACCCTTTTACGTACTCGGACCTTTAGTGATAGACGTAGCTCCTGGTTACGACCATATAGCTTCAGCCATAGGCGCTGCGATGGCTGGCTGGTACGGTGCCTCCATGTTGTGTTATGTAACTCCAAAGGAACATCTTGGTCTTCCCAACTTAGAAGATGTAAAACAGGGGGTGATAGCATACAAGATAGCGGCTCACGCTGCTGACGTTGCCAAAAATTGGCCAGGGGCCAGAGATTGGGATCTTGAGATGTCAAAGGCTCGGTTTGCCTTTGACTGGAAAAGGCAGTTCGAACTTGCCATAGATCCGGAAACTGCCAGAGCATACCACGATGAGACACTTCCACAGGAAGGGTATAAAACAGCCAAGTTTTGCTCCATGTGCGGACCTGAGTTCTGTGCCTACAGGATATCTCAAAACGTATCCGAGAAAATGGAAGAGGTTATACTGCAAGATAACTGGCTTGCGCCTTGA
- a CDS encoding M23 family metallopeptidase, giving the protein MREYVTIIIAHHEGKPPKTLRIRKSYLKAFVVSAVSFCLLSALSYALNWNFIYEREQLKAETKRLLEEKENVLAQKERLTQERRFIAKKLRDIETKMSMVEDYLSKRGVLGKPLSVGGVSYNSQAYQDVSYIEFLEERGEYLLSKVRGTPLGYPLFGRITSLMGWRKNPFGRGYEFHSGIDIEASTGSRVRATADGVVEFAGRYADYGKAIIIKHPSGYLTLYGHLSQIDVKGGQRVKAGDVIGRVGSTGRSTGPHLHYEVIKDNKPVNPLGFLVWK; this is encoded by the coding sequence ATGAGGGAGTATGTTACTATAATTATAGCTCATCACGAAGGAAAGCCTCCCAAAACGTTAAGGATTCGCAAAAGCTATCTGAAAGCTTTTGTTGTCTCTGCTGTGAGCTTTTGCCTTTTGTCAGCTTTGTCTTATGCTCTTAACTGGAATTTTATCTACGAGAGGGAACAGCTCAAAGCAGAGACCAAAAGACTTCTTGAGGAAAAAGAAAATGTCCTTGCACAGAAGGAAAGACTTACTCAGGAAAGAAGGTTTATAGCTAAAAAGCTCAGGGACATTGAGACGAAAATGTCTATGGTAGAGGACTATCTTTCAAAAAGAGGAGTATTAGGTAAGCCACTATCCGTAGGTGGAGTGAGCTACAATTCTCAGGCTTATCAGGATGTCTCTTACATAGAATTCCTTGAGGAAAGAGGAGAATATTTGCTTTCAAAGGTTAGAGGTACACCTTTAGGATATCCCCTCTTTGGTAGGATCACCTCCCTTATGGGCTGGAGGAAGAATCCCTTCGGAAGGGGTTATGAGTTTCACTCAGGCATTGACATAGAAGCATCTACGGGTAGCAGAGTTAGGGCTACTGCAGATGGTGTGGTTGAGTTTGCAGGCAGATACGCAGATTACGGAAAAGCCATTATAATAAAGCATCCTTCGGGGTATCTAACTCTTTACGGACATCTATCCCAGATCGATGTTAAAGGAGGTCAGAGGGTCAAAGCTGGCGATGTGATAGGAAGGGTGGGATCCACTGGAAGGAGTACGGGACCACACCTTCATTACGAGGTGATAAAGGATAACAAACCCGTGAATCCTCTTGGCTTTCTTGTCTGGAAATGA